DNA sequence from the Grus americana isolate bGruAme1 chromosome 35, bGruAme1.mat, whole genome shotgun sequence genome:
gaaggggatcggagggaagggagagagcccggggagtggggggggaaCCGGGGGAGAGCGGTAGAGGCGaccggagggagaggagggggggccggggagagcaggaggggaccggagggagaggagggggggccggggagagcaggagggaacCAGGGGAatggggagggggctgtggaGAGCGGGAGGGGACAGGGGAGAGCGGGATGGGGGAccagaggaagaggatgggggctggagggaggggagaggggttGGGGAGAGCAGAAGGGGACCAGAGTGAGGGGATGAGGCCTGGGGAGAGCGGGATGGGGGGCCAGAGGCAGAGGatgggggctggagggaggggagggagccagaggcagaggaagggggctggaggaaggggagaggggctggggagagcaggaggggaCCAGAGTGAGGAGATGAGGCCCAGGGAGAGCAGGatggggggctggaggaagaggatggggggctggaggaagaggatggggggctggaggaagaggatgggggCTGGAGGAAGATGGGGCCAGCAGCCAGGGTAGGAGATTCCCCCCCTCCATCCACCACCACCGTGGAGCGGGAGCTGACGACGGTGCCACCCATCCAGAACACGATGACCGGGTGGGCGGCCGAAGCTTCTCAGGCCGCAGGAAGAAAGGTCGCGGACCGTTCCGAGGGAAGATGTACAGCGAGATGAACCACCGCTCCCGTAGCCGTAACAGTCCCGGCCTTCGCGCACGGCTGGAGGAGGATGACGGCGACGTCCCTATGAGCGAAGCGCACGACGGGCCCCGCGGGCGATAGTGAGTGGGGACGGCCGAACTCCGCGGAATCATCTTGGGGtcttgctgggggggggtggtggtggtggtggtggtttggggcTCCTCCCCTCCAAATCTCACCTCGTTGTTTCCAGTTTGCCCTACGGGCCGCGACCGAATCGCACGACCAACATCCACATCACGGTCAGACGAGATCCTCCCGCCCCGGAGCGGAGCAGCGGTACCAGCCGCGACAGCGGACGCAGGAATTGGTTCAAGATCACCGTGAGTGAAGCAGGCGGCTCAGGGAGGGGGAAATCGCGGCCGTCGTCGCCTGTTTTTTTCGGGGGTTTTTTCTGGGGGGGCGGGGAACGGCGATCGCCGTACGTCTCCCGCGGCCGAGCGAGGACGGCGAGCGCGGTTGTTGTCGCCCTGTCCCTTCTCTTGAGGAGCGATCGGGCGTTGCCGCGGCCTCAGCTCGAGTGCTGTGAGCCCCAGGAAAAGTTATTAAAGTGCTTGAACGTCTCTTTGCGGCTACAtggctttttgggtttgtttttgagtaaaaaaaaacccaaaacaaccgTGCCGAGAGGCTGCTGTCGTTAAGATTTAGCGACGTTTCCTAAAGTCCTGGCCCGAGTGCTTGGGGCGAGGTTCGTTATCCACGATGCTGCGTGCGAATCCCGATTTCAAATGGATTTCTCCATCGTTTTGGATCTCGCGGGGACGATTTCTTGTCAGAGCGGATTCGATCGCCTTTGGTTTTGCCTCTTCGCGTGGCCGGCGAAGAGCTCAGAGGAGCAGAAGGGTCAGCGCTGCCGTTTGCTCGTCGGTCGCTCGTGCTGGATTTATCAGATTTATCTTCCGTCCGTGATTTCTTTGCAGGAATCTTTTTAAGCCTCTTGTTTGTTCTGTGAGGGGTTAGCGGACTTAACGAGAGACCTTTTCCTCCTCGTTAGCGCCTCAGAAGTTTGctggctttttatttgctttgctcGATTTAAAAATCTTCTTGGAGCTCTTTGGATTTTTGTCCTTAAAGGAAACCTTCAGGATTTCAACCTGGGATTGAGATGTGCGGGAAGGAGCGTCCTTGTACGCTGCTGTCGGTCTAGAGAAACGTCTGGCGAACGTTTAACGTTAACGTAACTCAAATCCATCTGAAACGGGGACCCTTTAGAGCGGAGAATGCGAGAGACGCTTCAGTGAGGATGAAAGTACCcgttttcacttttttttgggggtcgtttttgcattttttgacGTCTACTTCAAAGTTTACTTCAGTGACGTGTCCCTGTCGGTTGCCAGATGCGAGGCGAAGGGCTTATCCACGTTAAAAACTACTTGCCTAATTTCAGAAACCGTCTGCGTAGgcttaaaaagggaaaaaagcggAAAAAAACCCGGGGAATTACAGGCCGATAGGTCTCGACTCTGTGCCCGGCAAGATCACGGAGCAGATTCTCCTGGAAAttctggaaaataaggaggtgaccGGTGACGGCCAAGGCGATTTCGCTAAGGGCAAATTGCGCCTGACAGATTTGGTGGCTTTCTACGTCGCGGTTACGGCGTTGGTGGGCAAGGGGAGAGCGCTCGACGTCGTCTCCCTGGCTTCCCGCGAAGCGTTTTGACGCCGTCCCGCTCGACGTCCTCGTCTCTAAATCGGAGAGACGTGGATTTGACGGACGGATAAGGAACCGGCTGGACGCTCGGCGTCCGAGCGCGAGGGTCGGCGCGATCCCGAGTAGATGCTGTGCGGAGAACGGGTTGGGAGCAACCCTGAGAGCCgttggggttgttcaacctggagaagaaaaggctccggggagaccttagagcatCTTCCAGTCCCTAAAATACGCcgcaggaaagatggagagggaccgTTGACGAGAGCGTGGAGCGACGGGACAAGGGGAATGGTTTTAAACCgaaggaggggagattgagatgaaatattagggagaaatTCTTCACCGCGAGGCACGGGAACGGGTTGGCCGGAGAAattgtggctgcccctggctcgctggaagcgttcaaggccaggttgggcaacctgggctagtggagggtgtcccttcCCGTGGCAAGGGGgagtggaactagatgatctttcagttcccttccaacccaaaaccgCTCCGTGATTCTATAATTCcgttcccttttctttttcctttctctcttttctctccccgGCCGCACGCAGAAGGCAGCTGCGTCCTGCCGCAGCCGTGACGCGCGCGGGTAGAGCTGCGGCCGTCGTCGCCAGCCCTTCCCGCACCCCGACGTCAAGCAAATTCTCTTTTTAGATCCCGTACGGGAAAAAATACGACAAATCGTGGTTGCTGAGCTCCATCCAGAACCTTTGCAGCGTCCCCTTCACTCCCGTTGAGGTAAGTCAGCACCTAGATGCCcgttttttgggggtttttccgGGTTTTGGGAGGAGTTTGGGTGATCTGGCCGGCCTggagtggggggaaaaacacCTCCCGGGAgattggggggggtgtgtgctcCAGCTCTGCGGGAGTTGCCGTCCGCATCCCAAACcgttttcttttcagtttcactACGACCACAACCGAGCCCAGTTTTACGTGGAGGATGCCACCACTGCCAGCGCCCTCAAACAAGTCTCCCGCAAGATCACCGACAGGGACAACTACAAGGTCCGCGACTCAATCCCTCGTCGCCGGAGCCGTTTCCTCCCCGCTCTGCGTGGGCGCAGTTTGTTGCCGACGCGCTCCTCCTCACGGATCCTCTccgttctttttttttttttttttttgcgtcGTAGGTGGTGATAATTATCAATTCGTCGGCTCCGCCTCAGTCCTTGCAGAACGAGCTGAAACCGGAGGAGATTGAGCAATTGAAGGTGAGCGGGGAGAGCGGTTGCGGGTTCTGGGCggaggggaagaggcagaggcTTCCCcgctcctcctcatcctcgtcGCGTTGTCCCAGCTCTGCATGAGCAAGAGATACGATGGTTCGCAGCGGGCGTTGGACCTCAAAAGCCTCCGCGTCGACCCCGGTAAGCGTTTCTTTTTTTCGCCGCCCCGGGGGACACGAGGGACGAGAAGGGGCTGTGACGGGCGACGGGCGACGCCTCACCCCTCgtttttatttccctccccGCTTTAGATTTGGTGTCGCAGAGCATCGACGTGGTGCTAAACCAGCGGAGCTGCATGCTGGTTGTGCTGCGTATCATCGAGGACAACATCCCCGAGGTGAGGACGGGGCGAGTCTCCctggacccccccacccctcaaaTCCCATCTCTGCCCCCCTCCAACCCTTCCAACCCCCGTTTCCATCCCCTTCAACCCCTCCTTTGTctctccccacagctgcagTCCTTGAACCTGAGCAGCAACAAGCTTTACCGCCTGGACGACCTGTCCGAGCTGGCTCAGAAAGCCGCCGGCCTCAAAATCCTCGACCTTTCACGCAACGAAGTGGGTGCCACGCCGGTCTCCTtcctcacccccccacccccggcttGTCCCTTCATcccctttttctccttaattccCCTTCTCCCAACAGCTGAAATCAGACCGGGAGTTGGATAAAGTGAAGGGGCTCAAACTGGAGGAGCTTTGGCTCGACGGAAATCCTCTCTGCGACGCTTTCCGGGATCAATCGACCTATATCAGGTCAGTGTTAGCCTTGGGGCGGCCCTAGGGGCCCGTGGGCCGCCCCTGCTCCGCGGGGGGCAACGCGGCAGGACGGAAGAGAGGCCGCCCTCCCCCACACATACACCTTCTGCTCGCCGGTGCCCAGAcatcgtgtgtgtgtgtgtgtgtgtgtgtgcccc
Encoded proteins:
- the NXF1 gene encoding nuclear RNA export factor 1, with amino-acid sequence MAEEGKGGYSEHDDRVGGRSFSGRRKKGRGPFRGKMYSEMNHRSRSRNSPGLRARLEEDDGDVPMSEAHDGPRGRYLPYGPRPNRTTNIHITVRRDPPAPERSSGTSRDSGRRNWFKITIPYGKKYDKSWLLSSIQNLCSVPFTPVEFHYDHNRAQFYVEDATTASALKQVSRKITDRDNYKVVIIINSSAPPQSLQNELKPEEIEQLKLCMSKRYDGSQRALDLKSLRVDPDLVSQSIDVVLNQRSCMLVVLRIIEDNIPELQSLNLSSNKLYRLDDLSELAQKAAGLKILDLSRNELKSDRELDKVKGLKLEELWLDGNPLCDAFRDQSTYISSVRERFPKLLRLDGHELPPPIAFDVEAPTTLPPCKGSYFGSDDLKVLVLRFLQQYYSIYDSSDRQGLLDAYHDGACCSLSIPFGPQNPPRNSLNEYFKDSRNVKKLKDPTMRFKLLKHTRLNVVAFLNELPKTQHDINSFMVDICAQTNTLLCFAVHGIFKEVDGKSRDSVRAFTRMFIAVPAGNTGLCIVNDELFVRTATTEEIRKAFLMPAPTPSSSPVPTLSAEQQEMLAAFSMQSGMNLEWSQKCLQDNDWDYGRAGQVFTQLKLEGKIPEVAFLK